ATATCGGCGTTGCGCCGCCCCAGGAAGGAGGCGGTGCGCGCCGCCGAGGCGCTGCTCGACCGGGTCGGTCTGGCCGACAAGGCGGCCGCGTACCCCCGGCAGCTCTCCGGCGGACAGCAGCAGCGGGTGGCGATCGCCCGCGCCCTCGCCCTGGAGCCCGAGCTGCTGCTCTTCGACGAGCCGACCTCCGCGCTCGACCCCGAACTGGTCGGCGAGGTCCTCGATGTCATCAAGGACCTGGCCCACCAGGGCACCACGATGATCGTCGTCACCCATGAGATCGGCTTCGCGCGGGAGGTCGCCGACACCGTCGTCTTCATGGACGGCGGCCGGATCGTCGAGCGGGGCACACCCGCCGAGGTGCTCGACACCCCGAGCCACGAGCGCACCACATCATTCCTCTCCAAGGTCCTCTGAGGCCACCGATGTTCACGAGATCACCGATGTTCAGCTACGCAAGGAGCACCCCCGT
This genomic interval from Streptomyces asiaticus contains the following:
- a CDS encoding amino acid ABC transporter ATP-binding protein; the protein is MVDIRSVHKSFGSLEVLRGIDLEVRSGEVAVVLGPSGSGKSTLLRAINHLEKVDSGWISVGGSLVGYRRQGDRLHELREREILKQRTRIGFVFQNFNLFPHLTVLENIVEAPISALRRPRKEAVRAAEALLDRVGLADKAAAYPRQLSGGQQQRVAIARALALEPELLLFDEPTSALDPELVGEVLDVIKDLAHQGTTMIVVTHEIGFAREVADTVVFMDGGRIVERGTPAEVLDTPSHERTTSFLSKVL